From Juglans regia cultivar Chandler chromosome 8, Walnut 2.0, whole genome shotgun sequence, the proteins below share one genomic window:
- the LOC109004292 gene encoding protein FAR1-RELATED SEQUENCE 5-like translates to MDGKVPKAIITDQNRAIKNAIAIVFPDSRHRFCLWHILKNVSEKLGSHSAYNTGLKSQLLKCVYDSQTIEEFESCWDVLITTYNLHENAWLQSLYIEHRYWAPVFLKDFFWAGMSTTQQSESVNSFFDGFVHARTNLKEFVDQFDNALRKKIENENEADFHSLNVIIPCISVMPFEKRFQELYTNSKFREVQQEIIGIINCFPVLQQNDGVIATYLVEDEVRVDYFIKEVTYFNEAECEAKCSCGLFEMRGILCRHILAIFKISRVRSLPEKYILDRWRKDIKRRYTLIRSGYDVADQRPEARRYSRLLNICYDVITNAASCDEYTEDMVEKLYAMNDVYRTNKPPHRTGSNVGVTTVDTTITGSSKKMQLGVDGTQLESMDETQPECLL, encoded by the exons ATGGATGGTAAAGTTCCAAAGGCTATTATCACAGATCAAAATAGAGCAATAAAAAATGCGATTGCTATTGTTTTTCCAGATAGCCGACATAGATTTTGCTTGTGGCACATATTGAAAAATGTATCTGAGAAGCTTGGTTCCCATAGTGCATACAATACTGGGTTGAAAAGTCAGTTGCTAAAGTGTGTATATGACTCTCAAActattgaagagtttgagagTTGTTGGGACGTGTTAATTACCACGTACAACTTGCATGAGAATGCCTGGTTACAAAGTTTATACATTGAGCATAGGTATTGGGCACCGGTATTCCTGAAAGATTtcttttgggctggaatgagtactaCCCAACAAAGCGAGAGCGTGAATTCTTTCTTCGACGGGTTTGTCCATGCTAGGACAAACCTAAAAGAGTTTGTTGATCAGTTCGACAATGCTTTGaggaagaagattgagaatgagaatgagGCGGACTTTCACTCATTAAACGTCATAATTCCCTGCATTTCTGTTATGCCATTTGAAAAGagatttcaagagttgtacacgaACTCTAAATTTAGAGAAGTTCAACAAGAAATAATAGGGATAATCAATTGTTTTCCAGTTCTACAACAAAATGATGGTGTAATTGCAACATATCTGGTAGAAGATGAAGTGCGTGTTGATTATTTCATCAAAGAGGTTACGTACTTTAATGAGGCCGAGTGCGAAGCAAAATGTTCCTGTGGATTGTTTGAGATGAGAGGGATATTGTGTAGACATATTCTAGCCATTTTCAAAATTAGCCGAGTACGTTCATTGCCAGAGAAGTACATAttggatcgatggaggaaggatatAAAAAGGAGATACACTCTTATCCGAAGTGGTTATGATGTAGCTGATCAGAGGCCAGAAGCTCGCAGATATTCACGTCTATTAAATATATGTTACGACGTGATAACAAATGCAGCGTCATGCGATGAGTATACTGAGGATATGGTTGAGAAGTTATATGCAATGAACGATGTCTATCGCACTAACAAGCCTCCTCACCGAACGGGTTCCAATGTTGGAGTGACAACAGTCGATACAACTATAACTGGAAGTTCAAAGAAA ATGCAACTTGGGGTAGATGGAACACAGTTGGAGAGCATGGATGAGACACAGCCGGAGTGCTTATTGTAG